From Aquipuribacter sp. SD81, a single genomic window includes:
- the rsmH gene encoding 16S rRNA (cytosine(1402)-N(4))-methyltransferase RsmH, which yields MAVPPAASGAEHVPVLLERCTELLAPVLQRPGAVAVDGTLGLGGHTAALLAAAPQARVVGVDRDPVALAEAQRRLAAAGLADRLVAVGAVHDEVDRVCEAAGVDEVDAVLLDLGVSSMQLDLDERGFSYARDTPLDMRMGSTGPTAADVLNTYAERDLARLLRTHADVKAADRVARAVVRAREDAPFTTSARLVEIVYAATPAAVRRTGGHPAKRVFQALRIEVNDELAGLARALPAWLDRLRPGGRIVVLSYHSGEDRVVKRAFAAATTVEVPPGLPVEPPPAPYALVVRSSEQADAEEVARNPRAASVRLRAVERRAS from the coding sequence ATGGCAGTCCCTCCCGCCGCGAGCGGCGCCGAGCACGTGCCCGTCCTGCTCGAGCGCTGCACGGAGCTGCTCGCCCCGGTGCTGCAGCGCCCCGGCGCCGTGGCGGTCGACGGCACGCTCGGCCTCGGCGGGCACACCGCCGCCCTGCTCGCGGCGGCGCCGCAGGCCCGGGTCGTCGGCGTCGACCGCGACCCGGTGGCCCTGGCGGAGGCGCAGCGCCGTCTCGCCGCGGCCGGTCTCGCCGACCGGCTCGTCGCGGTCGGTGCCGTCCACGACGAGGTCGACCGCGTCTGCGAGGCGGCCGGCGTCGACGAGGTCGACGCGGTGCTGCTCGACCTCGGTGTCTCCTCGATGCAGCTCGACCTCGACGAGCGCGGCTTCTCCTACGCCCGCGACACGCCGCTCGACATGCGGATGGGCTCGACCGGCCCGACCGCCGCCGACGTCCTCAACACGTACGCCGAGCGCGACCTCGCGCGCCTGCTGCGCACGCACGCCGACGTCAAGGCCGCCGACCGGGTGGCCCGGGCCGTCGTCCGGGCGCGCGAGGACGCGCCGTTCACCACGAGCGCCCGCCTCGTCGAGATCGTCTACGCGGCGACGCCCGCCGCGGTCCGGCGGACGGGCGGGCACCCCGCCAAGCGCGTCTTCCAGGCGCTGCGCATCGAGGTCAACGACGAGCTCGCCGGGCTCGCGCGGGCGCTGCCCGCGTGGCTGGACCGGCTCCGTCCCGGCGGGCGCATCGTCGTCCTGTCGTACCACTCGGGGGAGGACCGGGTGGTCAAGCGCGCCTTCGCGGCCGCCACCACCGTCGAGGTGCCCCCCGGGCTCCCCGTCGAGCCGCCGCCCGCGCCGTACGCGCTCGTGGTCCGCAGTTCAGAGCAGGCCGACGCCGAGGAGGTCGCCCGCAACCCGCGCGCGGCGTCCGTCCGGCTGCGTGCCGTGGAGAGGAGGGCGTCGTGA